Proteins encoded within one genomic window of Lampris incognitus isolate fLamInc1 chromosome 1, fLamInc1.hap2, whole genome shotgun sequence:
- the slc35d2 gene encoding UDP-N-acetylglucosamine/UDP-glucose/GDP-mannose transporter isoform X4, giving the protein MIATIVILYAAKVNQIVQFQDFDKGILLKIFPLPLLYVGNHITGLASTKKLSLPMFTVLRKFTILMTMIMEVYILRKTFPNRLIYSVVAIVLGALVAASSDLAFDVESYTFILLNDAFTAANNVYTKKKVGPEGLGKYGVLFYNAVIIVIPTALASAFTGDLYKAAIFKDWMKVTFIICFFMSCIMGFVLMYSIVLCSHYNSALTTTVVGAIKNVAVAYIGIFVGGDYLFSWTNFLGLTICMLGGLMYSYLTFSKTLSEDKAEQGN; this is encoded by the exons ATGATCGCCACCATTGTTATCCTTTATGCTGCAAAAGTGAACCAAATAGTTCAATTTCAGGACTTTGACAAAGGTATTCTCCTCAAA ATTTTCCCCCTTCCCTTGCTTTATGTGGGAAACCATATAACAGGACTCGCAAGCACCAAAAAGCTAAG CCTGCCCATGTTCACAGTGTTACGAAAATTCACCATATTGATGACAATGATTATGGAAGTCTATATATTGAG AAAAACATTTCCAAATCGTCTCATCTACAGCGTCGTGGCCATAGTCCTTGGTGCCTTGGTCGCTGCAAG TTCTGACCTGGCCTTCGATGTGGAGAGCTACACTTTCATCCTGCTGAACGACGCCTTCACTGCTGCCAACAATGTGTACACCAAGAAAAAAGTAGGCCCTGAG GGTCTTGGGAAATATGGTGTCTTATTTTACAATGCTGTCATCATTGTCATCCCTACTGCCTTGGCAAGTGCATTCACGGGAGACTTGTACAAG GCAGCCATCTTTAAGGACTGGATGAAAGTCACCTTCATTATTTGTTTCTTTATGTCCTGCATCATGGG GTTCGTGTTGATGTACTCCATAGTTCTCTGCAGCCATTATAACTCAGCACTTACTACCACAGTTGTTGGTGCAATAAAG AATGTTGCAGTGGCCTACATTGGGATATTTGTAGGTGGAGACTACCTGTTCTCTTGGACAAACTTCCTGGGCCTCACTATTTG TATGTTGGGTGGACTTATGTACTCATACCTGACCTTTAGCAAAACGTTATCAGAAGATAAAGCGGAACAAGGGAACTGA
- the slc35d2 gene encoding UDP-N-acetylglucosamine/UDP-glucose/GDP-mannose transporter isoform X2, which translates to MSVKATQQAEHAGLPKFLSALFYAGASLLITVVNKTVLTNFRFPSYLCLGIGQMIATIVILYAAKVNQIVQFQDFDKGILLKIFPLPLLYVGNHITGLASTKNLPMFTVLRKFTILMTMIMEVYILRKTFPNRLIYSVVAIVLGALVAASSDLAFDVESYTFILLNDAFTAANNVYTKKKVGPEGLGKYGVLFYNAVIIVIPTALASAFTGDLYKAAIFKDWMKVTFIICFFMSCIMGFVLMYSIVLCSHYNSALTTTVVGAIKNVAVAYIGIFVGGDYLFSWTNFLGLTICMLGGLMYSYLTFSKTLSEDKAEQGN; encoded by the exons ATGTCCGTCAAGGCCACGCAGCAGGCGGAACACGCCGGCCTGCCCAAGTTCCTGTCAGCGCTGTTTTACGCCGGCGCTTCGCTCCTCATCACTGTGGTGAACAAGACCGTTCTCACTAACTTCCG ATTTCCATCGTACCTATGCCTAGGAATTGGCCAG ATGATCGCCACCATTGTTATCCTTTATGCTGCAAAAGTGAACCAAATAGTTCAATTTCAGGACTTTGACAAAGGTATTCTCCTCAAA ATTTTCCCCCTTCCCTTGCTTTATGTGGGAAACCATATAACAGGACTCGCAAGCACCAAAAA CCTGCCCATGTTCACAGTGTTACGAAAATTCACCATATTGATGACAATGATTATGGAAGTCTATATATTGAG AAAAACATTTCCAAATCGTCTCATCTACAGCGTCGTGGCCATAGTCCTTGGTGCCTTGGTCGCTGCAAG TTCTGACCTGGCCTTCGATGTGGAGAGCTACACTTTCATCCTGCTGAACGACGCCTTCACTGCTGCCAACAATGTGTACACCAAGAAAAAAGTAGGCCCTGAG GGTCTTGGGAAATATGGTGTCTTATTTTACAATGCTGTCATCATTGTCATCCCTACTGCCTTGGCAAGTGCATTCACGGGAGACTTGTACAAG GCAGCCATCTTTAAGGACTGGATGAAAGTCACCTTCATTATTTGTTTCTTTATGTCCTGCATCATGGG GTTCGTGTTGATGTACTCCATAGTTCTCTGCAGCCATTATAACTCAGCACTTACTACCACAGTTGTTGGTGCAATAAAG AATGTTGCAGTGGCCTACATTGGGATATTTGTAGGTGGAGACTACCTGTTCTCTTGGACAAACTTCCTGGGCCTCACTATTTG TATGTTGGGTGGACTTATGTACTCATACCTGACCTTTAGCAAAACGTTATCAGAAGATAAAGCGGAACAAGGGAACTGA
- the slc35d2 gene encoding UDP-N-acetylglucosamine/UDP-glucose/GDP-mannose transporter isoform X3: MSVKATQQAEHAGLPKFLSALFYAGASLLITVVNKTVLTNFRFPSYLCLGIGQMIATIVILYAAKVNQIVQFQDFDKGILLKIFPLPLLYVGNHITGLASTKKLRKTFPNRLIYSVVAIVLGALVAASSDLAFDVESYTFILLNDAFTAANNVYTKKKVGPEGLGKYGVLFYNAVIIVIPTALASAFTGDLYKAAIFKDWMKVTFIICFFMSCIMGFVLMYSIVLCSHYNSALTTTVVGAIKNVAVAYIGIFVGGDYLFSWTNFLGLTICMLGGLMYSYLTFSKTLSEDKAEQGN; encoded by the exons ATGTCCGTCAAGGCCACGCAGCAGGCGGAACACGCCGGCCTGCCCAAGTTCCTGTCAGCGCTGTTTTACGCCGGCGCTTCGCTCCTCATCACTGTGGTGAACAAGACCGTTCTCACTAACTTCCG ATTTCCATCGTACCTATGCCTAGGAATTGGCCAG ATGATCGCCACCATTGTTATCCTTTATGCTGCAAAAGTGAACCAAATAGTTCAATTTCAGGACTTTGACAAAGGTATTCTCCTCAAA ATTTTCCCCCTTCCCTTGCTTTATGTGGGAAACCATATAACAGGACTCGCAAGCACCAAAAAGCTAAG AAAAACATTTCCAAATCGTCTCATCTACAGCGTCGTGGCCATAGTCCTTGGTGCCTTGGTCGCTGCAAG TTCTGACCTGGCCTTCGATGTGGAGAGCTACACTTTCATCCTGCTGAACGACGCCTTCACTGCTGCCAACAATGTGTACACCAAGAAAAAAGTAGGCCCTGAG GGTCTTGGGAAATATGGTGTCTTATTTTACAATGCTGTCATCATTGTCATCCCTACTGCCTTGGCAAGTGCATTCACGGGAGACTTGTACAAG GCAGCCATCTTTAAGGACTGGATGAAAGTCACCTTCATTATTTGTTTCTTTATGTCCTGCATCATGGG GTTCGTGTTGATGTACTCCATAGTTCTCTGCAGCCATTATAACTCAGCACTTACTACCACAGTTGTTGGTGCAATAAAG AATGTTGCAGTGGCCTACATTGGGATATTTGTAGGTGGAGACTACCTGTTCTCTTGGACAAACTTCCTGGGCCTCACTATTTG TATGTTGGGTGGACTTATGTACTCATACCTGACCTTTAGCAAAACGTTATCAGAAGATAAAGCGGAACAAGGGAACTGA
- the slc35d2 gene encoding UDP-N-acetylglucosamine/UDP-glucose/GDP-mannose transporter isoform X1: MSVKATQQAEHAGLPKFLSALFYAGASLLITVVNKTVLTNFRFPSYLCLGIGQMIATIVILYAAKVNQIVQFQDFDKGILLKIFPLPLLYVGNHITGLASTKKLSLPMFTVLRKFTILMTMIMEVYILRKTFPNRLIYSVVAIVLGALVAASSDLAFDVESYTFILLNDAFTAANNVYTKKKVGPEGLGKYGVLFYNAVIIVIPTALASAFTGDLYKAAIFKDWMKVTFIICFFMSCIMGFVLMYSIVLCSHYNSALTTTVVGAIKNVAVAYIGIFVGGDYLFSWTNFLGLTICMLGGLMYSYLTFSKTLSEDKAEQGN, translated from the exons ATGTCCGTCAAGGCCACGCAGCAGGCGGAACACGCCGGCCTGCCCAAGTTCCTGTCAGCGCTGTTTTACGCCGGCGCTTCGCTCCTCATCACTGTGGTGAACAAGACCGTTCTCACTAACTTCCG ATTTCCATCGTACCTATGCCTAGGAATTGGCCAG ATGATCGCCACCATTGTTATCCTTTATGCTGCAAAAGTGAACCAAATAGTTCAATTTCAGGACTTTGACAAAGGTATTCTCCTCAAA ATTTTCCCCCTTCCCTTGCTTTATGTGGGAAACCATATAACAGGACTCGCAAGCACCAAAAAGCTAAG CCTGCCCATGTTCACAGTGTTACGAAAATTCACCATATTGATGACAATGATTATGGAAGTCTATATATTGAG AAAAACATTTCCAAATCGTCTCATCTACAGCGTCGTGGCCATAGTCCTTGGTGCCTTGGTCGCTGCAAG TTCTGACCTGGCCTTCGATGTGGAGAGCTACACTTTCATCCTGCTGAACGACGCCTTCACTGCTGCCAACAATGTGTACACCAAGAAAAAAGTAGGCCCTGAG GGTCTTGGGAAATATGGTGTCTTATTTTACAATGCTGTCATCATTGTCATCCCTACTGCCTTGGCAAGTGCATTCACGGGAGACTTGTACAAG GCAGCCATCTTTAAGGACTGGATGAAAGTCACCTTCATTATTTGTTTCTTTATGTCCTGCATCATGGG GTTCGTGTTGATGTACTCCATAGTTCTCTGCAGCCATTATAACTCAGCACTTACTACCACAGTTGTTGGTGCAATAAAG AATGTTGCAGTGGCCTACATTGGGATATTTGTAGGTGGAGACTACCTGTTCTCTTGGACAAACTTCCTGGGCCTCACTATTTG TATGTTGGGTGGACTTATGTACTCATACCTGACCTTTAGCAAAACGTTATCAGAAGATAAAGCGGAACAAGGGAACTGA
- the ccl27b gene encoding C-C motif chemokine 27b codes for MTPTEGGIPKCCVRTSKHIPPHIRSRIWSWQVQHSNGACDINAVILYVEGRTKALCAHPKVIQMLRRNLKTSKARILNTV; via the exons ATGACCCCCACCGAAG GCGGTATCCCAAAGTGCTGTGTGAGAACATCCAAGCATATTCCTCCGCATATAAGGTCCAGGATTTGGAGCTGGCAAGTGCAGCACAGCAATGGCGCCTGTGATATCAACGCAGTTAT ACTGTATGTGGAGGGCCGGACCAAGGCCCTATGTGCCCACCCCAAAGTGATACAAATGCTGAGGAGGAATCTGAAGACAAGCAAAGCCAGAATACTAAACACAGTTTAA